Proteins encoded together in one Thermococcus sp. window:
- a CDS encoding family 4A encapsulin nanocompartment shell protein, producing the protein MRGELIRVLSLIEEKANELKLEGFNPDVVLVGKEAYEFIKAQVNEEFGGDEEVLELSGLPVRVVDELGKDAVVIDSKAFGYSPAAKRFTVVR; encoded by the coding sequence ATGCGTGGAGAGTTGATACGAGTTCTCAGCTTGATTGAGGAGAAAGCAAACGAGTTAAAGCTTGAAGGATTTAACCCCGATGTTGTTCTCGTTGGAAAGGAAGCCTACGAGTTCATAAAGGCCCAGGTAAACGAGGAATTCGGTGGCGACGAGGAAGTTCTCGAACTCTCCGGACTTCCTGTGAGGGTCGTTGACGAGCTCGGAAAGGACGCTGTCGTCATCGACAGTAAAGCCTTCGGCTACTCTCCAGCTGCAAAACGTTTCACCGTCGTGAGGTGA